The sequence TGGGAATGTTGCCCATGGAATCCCTGAGGCTACCAACAAAGGGTCAGCTCATGCCAATTTTGACTCCACCGATAGTTTTATAATATGGGCACCTGTTCCCACTAGGGACTAGATTCTCAGTCATTCCACAAGCCACATCAGTCTCCTCTTGAGTCACCTTTAATAAGATACCTCTGAAGGGTTCAACAGAGAAGATGCAGAGAGTATTTTCCTCCAGGATATCTTCAGGAGCATCCAGTATTTCTGAAGGTACCTGAATATCTGCTGCAGTTCAGGCTGCTTCTCAATCTCTATTTTTCACTGTTCAGAACTAGTGCATCACACTTAAAACACCCTTTCAGGGCCAGGGGTTCCTGCTTTCCTCTCTCATCATCCTGTTGGCTGTGAGAGTCACCCTAATCAGGGTCACCAAGGTAACCTGTAGAACACTCCCAGTTACACTTGACCTGCAATGAGAGAGCCTGGGACCCAAATCTGGGTCTTCTACACGATTATGAGGAGCATTTCCAGGACTTGAGAGTCCAGAGAATGAAGGATCAGGACTTGGAACTGAGTTCTAATCTCCTGTAGCTCAGCACAGTGCATGAACCACTGCGCGTAGCTTCCTGCCCCTTCTTTGTTTGACTCGCATGCAAAACACAAGGGAATACTtggtttaattattttaaatttgatttagaaAATCTTGATGACAACCTTGAAATATCAAAGCATCTAAAGAGGACACTGGTAGACAAGATTGTCACTGACTTGAATGCTGAAGATTTGATGATGGTCAAGCAGGCCTTGATATATCTTGAGAGGTAATGCACGGCAATTTTGGCCAGTTAAGAATTCTCGCGAACAGAAGTTAACCAGTTGATCTGCTTTAATTTCCTTCCCCTTTAGTACGACACAATGTTCCGTGTTATGTGAAAAATGCAGGCTGTGATATTCCAGTTCTAGGCATAGGTGCAGTGTCTGTGAAACGTTTCtgatgtttgttgttttgtttttgttttttttaactgaaaatgtaTTCGATCTGCCTTGAGCAGGGTTACAGGACACAACATTAAAGCCAGCAGCATGAGTCCTGAGCTGGGGCTCTCCATGTTACTAATGTCTGTGAAGCTGAATTGACAATGGACAGAGTGGGAATTTTTTTCGAAAATTTCTCGACCATAAACAGGGCTTCTGAGAATTAGTGACGAGGGTTAGCATTTTTAAGGCTATCCTTTGCACTCAAAGTCCATCAAAGTCCAGGTTCCTTAGCTGGGGAGTGACACAGTCTCCAGGTGCCAGTTATGATAGAAAGAAGTCCCCTTCTCAAGCTTTAGGGCATAGGACAACCTCTAACTATTGTGGTTTAGGGGGAAACTTTCCCTGGGGGCAGGTTATACCAGAGCTGCCTGCTGCAGGAGTTTTTTTaccctttcctctgaagcatctggtgctggctactgttagggacaggatactgaactactGTAGATGGACATCTAGGGTATGATCCAACCTGGCAATTCCTATATCTCGCAGCTGTTACACATTCAGCCTgaattcagctttcattttaacagttaAGATTCTGGCCCTTTCTCTGTtcactgtttaaaacaaacagatcaTTGAGGTGGGATGTAGGGCAATGATGGGAAATCTTAAGAAAACGTCGAGTGCAGACTCAACCTAAGAGAGATTTAACCAGTAAAGCAGAGCCACTTACTTCCTCCTTTGGTGCATGTGACACACTGATTTACACCGTTCAGGGTGGTATCTGAGAGCAGTGCTGCATGGCTGGCTCGTATCCTGTTTGTTAGGCGTGAAGTGAATCCCAagctggggaagtggctggagcATCCTGTGGGTCAACAGCTTTGCAGGTTTTCCAAGTCAAGGGAGAGTGCTGCTCACTTCTGCCTCCAGTGACTtttcaaagtgcttcagaatacATCCCAacagtgcttccccctccccaatatcAAACTATACTTTCCATCTCAGTAAATGTAGGCACTGCGTCTTTTGCTCCTCAGCCAATAATGACACAAAGAAACCACATGGGCACAGTTGGGCCCTAAGTAACCATGTTTACTAACATATACAAACATGGCAGGCAGCCTAGTCACGTACACGCTGCTGCTCCGGCTGGTGTCCGGGGGCTTCTAAAACACAGAACGCAGGGAGTGCCACTAGAGGGCTCGCGGACTGTTAAAAGGGATACGACCCTAGTCTGATATATTGCAGTGGTTCAAATAAGGtcactcactttttaaaattctctctcctTTGCCAATGCCTCAAGGAGCCGAGCTATTTTGGGACCACTAGCTGACAAGGGGCTGGGTGCTTTTGCTCAGCTGGGTTCCTGCTGAGAAGCAAATGGAgcgtcccctcctcccttcccccatcctgcaGACAGCAACTGAGGGGCAACATGTCCTGATTCTAGAAGTTGACACCTTACTTCCCCCTCCAAACAAGGAGCCTGCGTGGGCTGGGTGTCCAGGCACAGATTGTCCTGTGCACAGAGTCTGGTTGTCCGGGCATCTCCGTCAAACTTCTGGGCTATCAACAACTCCTCTGCACTAACACCCCAGTGGCTGTCTAGGTCTCAAGCACACGGGTAGCAGGTAGCTTCAAGTTCTTGTTCATCCTACCGCTCGCTGCTGATTCTGTGCCACTGTCTGCCTGGGGGAGCTCTTGTCTCAACCCTCCCAAATGACAAGAGAGCTACAATTATTGCTATTGGGGTAGTATCTAGATGGCTCGGGCAGGGTTTGGGTTTCCCAGGCACTAGATGTAGcacatatatataaataacaAGGTaacccctgtcccaaagagcttacaacttCAGCGTAGAGGGAGAACAAGTGGATACAGcaaagagagagggggaaggggaaggtaaTACTGCAACGAGCATGTTCAGCAGCAGTCACTGCACACCCACCACTTAACCATCATTGACTGTTCTGTAGGCACTCCGTCTGAGGTCGGTTTTAGAGGGGACTCACTgggaggcataggtgctggaactaggggtgctgccgcacccttacgcttgaagtggtttccaccatatctagggtttacagtttggttcaatggctctcagcagccccacTCTACAAATCATTCCAGCGCCCCTGCCAGGAGGAGAAGCTTCAGAGAATCCCACCCTCCCCCAAGAGCGACGTCTCTGCAGTGTATTACCTCCTGTCATTCCAACATCTTCATACAAGGTGAGgggtgctgcagtttccacgatatgcatccgatgaagtgagctgtagctcatgaaagctcatgctcaaataaattggttagtctctaaggtgccacaagtcctccttttctgaatAGAACAGAGTTTCACTGGGGCACTTACTGTCCATGAGTAGCCAGTATTCAACTCTTCTGCATTTGTGTATTTGGTTATTCCAGTCAAGCCTTTACCTTTTAGCAGCTCTCAAGTGTTGACTGACCCCGTGGCACCAACTATAAACGCATGACTTTGTCATCCAACAGGAATAAAGAAAGTATCGGTGACTTCCTGAAGCAGTTTCCCGAGCAAAGAAAGAAGGTGGAAAGCTTCATACGATGCCTTGAGGAAATGGTAGACACCATGGATGACGTCCATAAAAAATGTGCCACGATACGTACTGCAGCAAACACCATGGGTTTTATTTCAAGCATTTTTAATCTAGTAAAACATGGGGGCCGTCTCGGTCTTGGTTGGGAGATATTAGGTGATGTTGCAAATATTTCCAGACTTGTATACAAAAATCATAACAACTTCAAGATAGAGGATAAAGTTAAGAAGTTGCTACAGCAATATGAAAACAGCCTGAATTATCTGAAAATGTCCAATGAAGAGGATTGTGAATTAGAAGCTTTTCAGAAGACGGAGGCCTCATGCAACTACTTGAATGATTTCTTGTCTGCTGCTGGTTCAGCTCAGGGATTATATAGAAACATTACAAAGTTAAACAAATCAACTCAACAAAAAGCTAACCCTAGTTCAAGGTCAGAAGAAAGCAGTATCCCTAGCAGAACTAGACAGTCTAAGGCAATGGGAAGCGGTTCAGCTGAAACACCACCTGCTGCGTCCAAAGGAAACTGGCTGGATGCTGTAATAGCAACACCAGCCATCATAAACAAAGCCTGTGTGATTAAGACAGACGTCACACATTTAGCTGAGGGAGGTAAGGGAGGGACTGGAGCTGAAATAAGAAAAATAGCTGAGAAGCTGAAAATGAAACTTGAGGCGATCAGTTTGCTGTATACAGCGTATTTGGAATTGACAGATATGGCAAATTAGCAAACTTTTATGTATAAATATACCATTCATGGCATACACAtggagaagttagataaaaaccaAATACTCTTGCtagaaggttgcaacataacacgACTTTCCTTAGGGAATGtttacactgaaaagttacatgaGCATAGCTACATCCCTCAGGGgttggaaaaatccacacccccaagAGACAGAGTTAAGCCAACATCACCCCCAGTGGAGCTGATGGCTAGGTCAATGGAGAATACTTCCATCGACCCAGCCACTGCCTCTtcgggaggtggattaactgcagcaacgggagaacccctcctatGACTCTCGTGAGTGTCTACAGTGAATCTGTGCAACTGTGCTGCGGTAGCGGTTTAAGTGTAGGCTTATCCTTAGAATCATggcatttaaggccagaaggcaccctagatcatctagtctgacctcctgtatagctaGGGCCCTTCGTTTTCAGTGTTCATTCTCCCAGGAATTTAACAGTGTTTATTACCATAACAACAAAAactggtgaaaatcagtgcaaaagaCTATTCATCATTTTACTGGGTAAATatcggggtttattttggtggatggaaagaCGGTGGGGGGGAAGTATttagtagattaatgctttgaattccattAGTCAATGTgcgtttgctgcagaactaaaacagaactcaaaacataATGctacctctgagtttaagaaaacgatatatctctaatccccaaataaaacttttcatttgaataaacaatGGACTgctgtagacttagaactattagcctacaaatatttacatttaataattgggctataccatttgcagtgcatacactcaacttcatccttttctcccgtttttgttttttttaaaactttcgaatacttccttgtgttctgaaacatagtctgatacagatttttgttttcttcccattttagtgtatCAAATCTTTAAACTGTTATCTGCTCACAGCTTGAAACATGTACATGGTCGACGTGAAATTCATCGGTACGTTCAGACACGCATGCGCTTCAGAGCTTGTGTGCATGCCTGTTtgttgtgtgtatcttctagaccagGGATCTCCAAACTACGGCCAGTGGCTTCAATTTGTCCAGCCCCCCAACCAACATCGCATCGGGCAGccggaccccggctggcaggagcccgTGGCGGGAATCCCAGagcagcagtgggctgagcagctcagcccgccaCCACTCTGAGGTTCCCGCCGCGGGCTCCTGTCAGCCGGGgtctcagcccactgccagcctgggttccttcacccaggccagcagcgggtgctgggtgcaggcagcggcgggaccccggctggcaaggggccagcagcagaaACCCCAGAGCCGCGGCAGAACTTCATTACGTCACTGCATTCCTGCCAGGGTCGCAGAGCCGATGAGCACACAGTAGGTAGGTTAGTAGCGGCAGAAGGAACTGGATGCGTGATGAGTTGTTGTTTCCCTCAGTTTTTGTCTTAGCGCGTGTCAGACTATTGAGAAATGTATATTCGTTGTGTTTAAGTCTGTTGCTACTGGGGCCATTATGTCGGGAAAAGGACAGAAGAGAAAGGTTGATTCTGAATGTCGCGTGTTTAAAGAACAATGGAGTGTGGACTATTTCATTATTGAATCAGGTAGTAAAGCATTGTGTTTAATATGTAACGAAACTATCGCAGTGCTAAAAGAATACAACGTTTGTAGACATTATGGAACTAAGCACTGGTCGAACTACTCTCAATTTACGGGAAAGCTACTTTCAGATAAATTAGAATCCATGAAACATGGCTTATCGTCACAACAGTTTATATTTAAGAAGAAGAAAACCGAGAACAAAGCTGCAACAAGAGCCACCTTCCGAGTGGCACAACTATTAACAAAATGAAGAAAACCATTTACTGATGGCGAGCTAGTTAAAATATGTATGATTCAAGCAGCCAAAGAAATATGCCCAGAAAAAGTAGATTTATTTAAGACAATTAGTCTTTTGGCAAACGCAGTTGGTCGCAGAATCGAGGACATTGGCAGTAATATAATTTTCCAGATGAATGAAAAGGCTAAGAAGTTTGAGTGGTTTTCCCTCGCACTTGACGAGTCAACTGATGTTTCCGATACTTCGCAGCTGCTGTTGTTTATTCACGGGGTCGGCAGTAATTTTGAAGTTATGGAAGAACTAGCCTCTGTGCACAGTATGCATGGAACAACCACAGGTGaaaagattttcaaagaagctgaAAAGTCACTTTCTCAATACAACCTGCAATGGAAACAACTGAAATACATTACAGTTGATGGAGGTAGAAATATGTGCAGTTCCAAAAAAGGTTTGATTGGACAAATCTACAAAGCTTGTGAAAGTGCGGGCCTATGAAACCCAAGCCTATGATTCTTCATTGCATTCTTCATCAGCAAGCATTGTGTGGGAAATACTTGGATTTGTCATGTGTTATGGAACCCGTAGTTTCAACCGTGAATTTCATTCGCTCGCATGGACTCCATCGTCAGTTCCAAGCATTTCTGGTGGAAATAGAATCAGAATATCACGAGTTGCCCTACCACATTTCAGTTCGATGGCTTAGCTGTGGAAAGGTTTTATCGTGATTTTTTTAGCTTAGAACTGAAATTGAAAtgttcttaaatttaaaaaaatgacctCTACCTTTACTCACAAACAGTGAATGGGTTTGGAAATTAgctttttttcaggtttcagagtaacagccgtgttagtctgtattcgcaaaaagaaaaggagtacttgtggcaccttagagactaaccaatttatttgagcatgagctttcgtgagctacagctcacttcatcagatgtatgccgtggaaactgcagcagactttatatatacacagagaatatgaaaaaatacctcctcccaccccattgtgcagctggtaatagcttatctaaagtgatcatcaggtgggccatttccagcacaaatccaggttttctcaccctccacccccccacacaaattcactctcctgctggtgatagcccatccaaagtgacaactctttacacaatgtgcatgataataaagttgggccatttcctgcacaaatccaggttctctcaccccctcacccccctcccaaaaaccacacacacaaactcactatcctgctggtaatagctcatccaaactgaccactctccaaatttaaatccaagttaaaccagaacatctggggggggggagtaggaaaaaacaagaggaaataggctaccttgcataatgacttagccactcgcagtctctatttaagcctaaattaatagtatccaatttgcaaatgaattccaattcagcagtttctcgctggagtctggatttgaagtttttttgttttaagatagcgaccttcatgtctgtgattgcgtgaccagagagattgaagtgttctccgactggtttatgaatgttataattcttgacatctgatttgtgtccatttattcttttacgtagagactgtccagtttgaccaatgtacatggcagaggggcattgctggcacatgatggcatatatcacattggtggatgtgcaggtatacgagcctctgatagtgtggctgatgttattaggccctgtgatggtgtcccctgaatagatatgtgggcacaattggcaacgggctttgttgcaaggataggttcctgggttagtggttctgttgtgtggtatgtgattgttggtgagtatttgcttcaggttgcggggctgtctgtaggcaaggactggcctgtctcccaagatttgtgagagtgttgggtcatcctttaggataggttgtagatccttaataatgcgttggaggggttttagttgggggctgaaggtgacagctagtggcgttctgttattttctttgttaggcctgtcctgtagtaggtaacttctgggaactcttctggctctatcaatctgtttctttacttctgcaggtgggtattgtagttgtaagaaagcttgacagagatcttgtaggtgttcgtctctgtctgaggggttggagcaaatgcggttgtattgcagagcttggctgtagacgatggatcgtgtggtgtggtccgggtgaaagctggaggcatgcaggtaggaatagcggtcagtaggtttccggtatagggtggtgtttatgtgaccattgtttattagcactgtagtgtccaggaagtggatctcttgtgtggactggaccaggctgaggttggtggtgggatggaaattgttgaaatcatggtggaattcctcaagggcttcttttccatgggtccagatgatgaagatgtcatcaatatagcgcaagtagagtaggggctttaggggacgagagctgaggaagcgttgttctaagtcagccataaaaatgttggcgtactgtggggccatgcgggtacccatagcagtgccgctgatctgaaggtatacattgtccccaaatgtgaaatagttataggtaaggacaaagtcacaaagttcagccaccaggttagccgtgacattatcggggatagtgttcctgacggcttgtagtccatctttgtgtggaatgttggtgcagagggcttctacatccatagtggccaggatggtgttatcaggaagatcactgatggattgaagtttccttaggaagtcagtggtgtctcgaaggtagctgggtgtgctggtagcgtagggcctgaggagggagtctacatagccagacaatcctgctgtcaaggtgccaatgcctgagatgatggggcgcccatttgtgtgggggggtggagggtgagaaaacctggatttgtgctggaaatggctcacctgatgatcactttagataagctattaccagctgcacaatggggtgggaggaggtattttttcatattctctgtgtatatataaagtctgctgcagtttccacggcatacatctgatgaagtgagctgtagctcacgaaagctcatgctcaaataaattggttagtctctaaggtgccacaagtactccttttcttttagctttttttcaTAGACTTAACCAAGCACATGAATGACTTCAATCTTAGACTACAAGGAGAAAATGGGCTTATCTGTGACATGTACACCCAGGTGAAAGCATTCAGGCAAAAACTAGTTCTTTTCGAGTCCCAGCTGATGAGGGACTGCTTTGCTCATTTTACATGTTGTGAAAAGTTCAACCAAGTTCAACTGAATCACGATTCCCAACTATGTTTGCACAAGAAATCATTTCTGATCTGAAACTACAGTTTCAGGAGTGTTTCTCTGACCTTGATGTGAATGCAGGAGAAATATGGATCTTCCAAAACCCATTTCATTGCGATCTCGAAAAACTGCCACCTGAACTTCAAATGGAAGTGATTGACCTGCAATCCAATGATTTGTTGAAGGACAAATATAAGGAAGGAAATCTGGTAGAGTTCTATAAATGCCGGCCAAGTGATCAATATGCTCATGTAAAAAACCTTGTCTGTGGATTAATGTCAGTGTTTGGCACTACTTATGTGTGTGAAAAAACATTTGAGATGATGAAATATGTGAAATCCAACTACAGATCGACCTTGTCTGATGAACATGTACAATCAATTTTGATGATCGGGAACACTAACTTTGAACCACAGCTAAATGCAGTTTTGTCAGAAAAACATCAGTACCATACTTCTCGCTAAtcctaaaataatatttcttttttttaacgaTTTTGCATATGTTTAATTTTTTCACAGTCGCTTCATCCCGTGAAGGCCCTTCAGAAATCTAATATGGCCCTTGTCtcaaagtttggagacccctgttCTAGACGAATACATAGCTTTACTTCAACaagcagctttgcatatacacacagactaatgtactatcgtaatacatatatctcatgcaacgtattgtattttcctaataaaagaagtttttttatatatatttgaatgatagaAAAGTAAGGTGaaaatctgtaaaaaaaaatgaataatactttttgtaaaacccaggaattttttggtaaaaatcagattaaactgaaaacaaaggggcttctgtatagcacaggccaccagCATCAACCAGCACCTGCActctaaacccaacaactgaaatgacACCAGAGTAttgcagcccacaggagactagactattatgtgccacaggcagtgAACAAGAGGGACTGAGGTGCCCTGGTGATGGAGGCCCCAGCAacggcagggaaatgattaaatgagatatacccagagAATCCTGCAAGTAACCCATATCCACACAATAACAAAAGccacaaaacagagagagacaaagcaggctgctccctaaaaacagagaggcacaactcacccacTATACTCTAGAGTCTGGACAGACTGTCTGCAGACTGACTGATCACATGCTTTCCTACAGCGtcctgtcaaagtcagattcaagactcactgaatttgtcagaccactctgttcattagcaaagcgctttgccaaggcacccagatatatgtgagccttctgcaaaagctcaagataacttatttatacagataagccaaagccaatttaacataggagacaaaaggaagcagaaactgacaaatatacatacatatcttatttgcatactaatgtttaccaatctcctagctcagtaggagctctaagttaattagtttgaggacccattgtctcacactcctgaatgtttctcttcctgacaactatatttcaacaaactcttcaagcagcatttctttaatgaattataatttcaatataattcattctactttcacagtcCCCTAGCtcgcaagcaggaccaggaataAAAACCTGAAATTTAAAGTCACCGCCTACAATTTTAACAGAGTTTCAATACACCACAAATGAAGAATCATACACTGAAATATCCCCTTCAGTTTATTCGTGCAGTAGAACTGCTGGCTGAGGTGAGCAATGGTTTTATATGATCAAAGGCATCTCCATTTTCAACCAAGATGGCATTTTATGCAGATTTATATGTATTACGGTAGCAGTTAGATATCTCCAAATGCACATGAAATATCTGAAGTGCTCCAAGGTGGGAGAGGCACCTGACCTTCCTAAATATAAACCATGGTATAGATCAGTGGCtttcagcctttccagactactgtacccccttcaggagcctgatttgtctggtgtacccccaagtttcacctcacttaaaaactgcttgcttacaaaatcagacctaaaaatacaaacgTGTCACAGCATGCTGTTAATGAAAAATTGCtcgctttctcatttttaccatataattataaaataaatcaattggaatataaatgttgtacttacatttcagtgtatagtagatagagcagtataaacaagtcattatccgtatgaaattttagtttgtactgactttgctagtgcgttttatgtagcctgttgtaaaagtaggcaactatctagatgagttaatgtaccccctggaagacctctaatTACCCCCAGGGTACacgtactcctggttgagaactactggtatAGAACAATGCTTTCCCATTAAGATTTGTGGAGGATCACCTGGGAGGTATGGAATGCTTTACATCATATTCAACGTGCTCTTTATAAAATTGAGCCTCTACACAGATTGGGGAGATAGCTTTTGTCCATCAATCAGCGAAGCCATTGTAAACTGTTCCCCCCAACCACAAACATGGATTTGTTTGTGAAACTCCATCCCTTTCCCCTCTATGCCCCagtcacaaaaataaaaatatttcaaccTAGCCTAGTTCCATGCAGTTTGTCAAGGTTTATCTGATGACTGGCTGGCATTTTCTATGCTGATGTGCTAGGGTCCCTTAAGATGTGCTTTTTATGTTGATGTCATCTTCATTCCAAATTTTTTTGCTTACTTTCAACTAAGGCATGGCTTGAAAAAACATGTGTGGAACTAATGTTATTCTCTTTCCCCATTTGAATCAATTATCCAATCTACTGGCCTTTGCAAAGGTCTAACTTCAAGTCTACAAAATGTTGAATAAATCCAAACCACTTGTTGTttccagtgttgttgtagccatgttggtccccggatattagagagactaggtgggtgaggtaatagcttttactgTGAagcagcagttggtccaataaaagctattacctcgactaccttgtctctctaaaacatTTATCAGTAATAGAGCACGGAAAGCCTTGGAGGTTATCTGCAAAGGCAACTGTgaatacaaaaacaaaagaacataATCTAGAATGTCTTGGCTCTCTTGATTAGGTCCATAAAATCTAGTACAACAGTCTTCATAAATTGTATATGACTTCAGCTCTTAGAAGTCAATTTGTGATTGCAGCTGATTCACTCCCTCTTAAAATATGGAGGAAATCCAGCCAACTAATCTCATTACTAATAGGCCTACCTAAGTATCTCCATCTTCTGGGACAAACTTTGACACTCTAATGAGTTGGCCATCACGTTGCATTGTTCCTCCTCTTCTATCATTACCAAGTAATATATTGATGATTAATTCCTGATTCTTCCCCAGATGATGCCATATGTCTCACTCTGAGCTGGCTTGTCACAAACAAACAGATACATTATGTCAGGGGTATGGATGCTTCACTCACTTAGTGATTGAAGACacacaaaatgaaacacttttttATTAAGGGAAAAAAGGCTATTTATGGATAAAAATGagttttctgatttttaagaagagTGGAGAACATACccaagaggaggaaaaagaccAGAGACTCTGATTTTAAAGGATTCGGTGTGGcagctgttcccaaaggaactaTTTTTTCTCTTCTAATGTATTGGGTTATCATGTAGGATTTAAAATCATTATAAATAATATAGGTACGCAAGAAGATGTTTGAGCTTTGGATAtatccttttctctttttctttctaccCTTCTTTCTCATAGGAAAAGGTTGATTTGACTGGAAAACTTGTTCACTTTATTTTTACGGTCAATGTGATTCTTGTTATCTATATTCTTGTTCTGGTAAATAGGTTGTATCTTGGCATACGGCCCttggtgtttgcttttttatCTGCATCCAAATGTTATAATCTCAGACTCTAACAATCAggaaaaaatggctttttctacatttttatcaTTCTTATTCATCCATTACCATGTGTTCTGATTAATGTCTTATACATTTTCAGTACACtagaataattaaataattatttgaaaaAGTTATTTCCCTCAAATGGACATGCACGGAGTGTCAGAGGGCAGAGACACTGGTCTTATCATGGAGCGGGATTCATCTCTTGGCCATATTATTCCCCAAGTAACTAGATCC is a genomic window of Lepidochelys kempii isolate rLepKem1 chromosome 1, rLepKem1.hap2, whole genome shotgun sequence containing:
- the LOC140903574 gene encoding uncharacterized protein; the protein is MMVKQALIYLERNKESIGDFLKQFPEQRKKVESFIRCLEEMVDTMDDVHKKCATIRTAANTMGFISSIFNLVKHGGRLGLGWEILGDVANISRLVYKNHNNFKIEDKVKKLLQQYENSLNYLKMSNEEDCELEAFQKTEASCNYLNDFLSAAGSAQGLYRNITKLNKSTQQKANPSSRSEESSIPSRTRQSKAMGSGSAETPPAASKGNWLDAVIATPAIINKACVIKTDVTHLAEGGKGGTGAEIRKIAEKLKMKLEAISLLYTAYLELTDMAN